One Sodalinema gerasimenkoae IPPAS B-353 DNA segment encodes these proteins:
- the nadA gene encoding quinolinate synthase NadA, with product MFTTVPFSQPSQSQLPDDLFEAIATLKQDLNAVILAHYYQDPDIQDVADYIGDSLGLSRQAAQTDAEVIVFAGVHFMAETAKILNPHKLVLLPDLEAGCSLADSCPPEAFAAFKAAHPDHLVVSYINCTAAIKAMSDIICTSSNAVDIVNQIPPEQPIIFAPDRNLGRYVMEQTGRELLLWDGSCMVHENFSEKKLVQLHVQHPEAEIIAHPECETPVLRHANYIGSTTALLNYAQQSQHNSFVVATEPGIIHQMQKAMPDKTFIAAPPTGTCACNECPHMRLNTLEKLYLAMKQRQPEITLPEDVRLAALKPIERMLAMSR from the coding sequence GTGTTTACGACCGTACCCTTCTCCCAACCCAGCCAATCCCAACTTCCTGACGATCTCTTCGAGGCGATCGCCACCCTGAAGCAGGATCTCAACGCTGTCATCCTGGCCCATTATTACCAAGACCCTGATATCCAGGATGTGGCCGACTACATTGGTGACTCCCTCGGGTTATCTCGCCAGGCCGCCCAAACCGATGCCGAGGTGATTGTCTTCGCCGGGGTTCACTTCATGGCGGAAACCGCTAAAATCCTCAACCCTCATAAACTGGTGCTGCTGCCCGACTTGGAGGCCGGCTGTTCCCTTGCCGATAGCTGCCCTCCCGAGGCCTTCGCTGCCTTCAAAGCCGCACATCCTGACCATTTGGTGGTTTCCTACATTAACTGTACCGCCGCCATCAAGGCCATGAGCGATATCATCTGCACCAGTTCCAACGCCGTCGATATCGTCAACCAGATTCCCCCAGAACAGCCGATTATCTTCGCCCCCGATCGTAACCTGGGCCGTTACGTCATGGAACAAACCGGCCGCGAGTTACTCCTTTGGGATGGTAGCTGTATGGTGCATGAGAACTTCTCCGAGAAAAAACTGGTGCAATTACACGTTCAACATCCCGAAGCGGAAATCATCGCCCACCCTGAATGTGAAACCCCTGTCTTACGCCACGCCAACTACATCGGTTCCACCACAGCCCTCTTAAACTACGCCCAACAGAGTCAGCACAACTCCTTTGTCGTGGCCACGGAACCGGGGATTATCCACCAAATGCAGAAAGCAATGCCGGACAAAACCTTCATCGCTGCCCCCCCGACGGGAACCTGTGCCTGTAACGAATGTCCCCACATGCGCCTAAACACCCTGGAAAAACTCTATCTAGCGATGAAACAGCGTCAGCCGGAAATCACCCTCCCTGAAGATGTCCGCCTGGCGGCCCTCAAACCCATTGAACGGATGTTAGCGATGAGTCGCTAG
- the bchB gene encoding ferredoxin:protochlorophyllide reductase (ATP-dependent) subunit B, whose product MKLAYWMYAGPAHIGTLRIASSFKNVHAIMHAPLGDDYFNVMRSMLERERDFTPVTTSVVDRNVLARGSQEKVVDNITRKDREEHPDLIVLTPTCTSSILQEDLENFVSRAQMDSQGDVLLADVNHYRFNELQAADRTLTQIIRYYINKARKHNQLPTDKTEKPSVNILGISTLGFHNQHDCTELKRLMADLGIEVNAVVPHKTSVHDLKNLSRAWFNLVPYRELGVGAAEYLQEEFEMPFVDITPMGIVETARCIRQMQKLLREQGADVNFEEYIDNQTRFVSQAAWFSRSIDCQNLTGKKAVVFGDNTHAAAMTKILAREMGIHVVLAGTYCKYDADWFREQVSEYCDEVLISEDNGEIGDAIARLEPSAIFGTQMERHVGKRLDIPCGVISAPIHIQNFPVGYTPYLGYEGANQTVDLIYNSFTLGMEDHLLEIFGGHDTKEAITKGVSADSDLGWSKDGLAELNKIPGFVRGKVKRNTEKFARERGVDSITAEVLYAAKEAVGA is encoded by the coding sequence ATGAAATTGGCTTATTGGATGTATGCCGGTCCGGCACATATTGGTACCCTTCGCATTGCCAGTTCCTTTAAAAACGTCCATGCCATTATGCACGCACCCCTGGGCGATGACTATTTTAATGTCATGCGATCGATGCTAGAGAGAGAACGGGACTTCACCCCAGTCACCACCAGTGTGGTCGATCGCAATGTCTTAGCCCGAGGATCTCAGGAAAAGGTGGTTGATAACATCACCCGCAAGGATCGCGAGGAACACCCGGATTTAATCGTCCTCACCCCCACCTGCACCTCCAGCATCTTACAAGAGGACTTAGAGAACTTTGTCTCTCGGGCCCAAATGGATTCTCAGGGGGATGTGCTGTTGGCCGATGTGAATCATTATCGCTTCAACGAACTACAGGCAGCCGATCGCACCCTAACCCAGATTATCCGCTACTACATCAACAAGGCCCGTAAACACAACCAACTGCCAACGGATAAAACCGAGAAACCTTCTGTCAACATCTTAGGCATCTCCACCCTGGGCTTCCATAATCAGCATGATTGCACGGAACTCAAACGCTTGATGGCGGATTTGGGCATTGAGGTGAATGCGGTGGTTCCCCATAAAACCTCGGTTCACGATCTCAAGAATCTCTCTCGGGCCTGGTTTAACCTAGTTCCCTATCGAGAACTGGGGGTGGGGGCAGCGGAATACTTACAAGAGGAGTTCGAGATGCCCTTTGTGGACATTACTCCCATGGGGATTGTGGAAACGGCCCGCTGTATCCGTCAGATGCAGAAGCTATTGAGGGAACAGGGGGCAGATGTCAATTTTGAGGAGTACATTGACAATCAAACTCGTTTTGTCTCTCAGGCGGCCTGGTTCTCCCGTTCCATTGACTGTCAGAACTTGACGGGTAAAAAAGCGGTGGTGTTTGGAGACAATACCCACGCCGCTGCCATGACGAAGATTCTGGCCCGGGAAATGGGGATTCATGTGGTTCTGGCGGGAACCTACTGCAAGTACGATGCAGATTGGTTCCGGGAACAGGTGAGTGAGTATTGTGATGAGGTGCTGATTAGTGAGGATAATGGGGAGATTGGGGATGCGATCGCCCGCTTAGAACCCTCTGCCATTTTCGGCACCCAGATGGAACGTCATGTGGGTAAACGCCTCGATATTCCCTGTGGTGTCATTTCGGCCCCGATTCACATTCAGAACTTCCCGGTAGGCTATACGCCCTATCTCGGCTATGAAGGGGCGAATCAGACGGTGGATCTGATTTACAACTCCTTCACTCTCGGGATGGAAGATCATCTGTTGGAAATCTTTGGTGGCCATGATACGAAAGAAGCTATCACCAAAGGTGTGTCGGCGGATTCCGATCTCGGCTGGAGTAAGGATGGGTTGGCAGAGTTGAATAAAATCCCTGGCTTTGTGCGCGGTAAGGTGAAACGCAACACTGAGAAGTTCGCGCGTGAACGGGGGGTGGATTCGATTACCGCTGAAGTTCTCTATGCGGCCAAAGAAGCCGTGGGTGCTTAG
- a CDS encoding DUF1517 domain-containing protein, producing the protein MSSLSDRFKRLTGKQRFVVARVMVQLAGEPINPLLGTLNRVAQQTLDAEADADEALEHLGRGLVEICQYLLELQPYWQAAANEGDIVWDEGEASDYFNELFTDSAQRYLSQPQILEADSDDETLFLTPSDNVVVMLTFVATGDIPELETDLAEVEALDAGLKSIINLQYQDKLDAIQIHFSPARFGEQLTADQVLENFPELIPL; encoded by the coding sequence ATGAGTAGTTTAAGCGATCGCTTCAAGCGCCTGACTGGAAAACAACGCTTTGTTGTGGCCCGCGTCATGGTTCAGTTAGCCGGAGAACCCATCAATCCCCTGCTGGGAACCCTCAACCGCGTCGCCCAACAAACCCTAGATGCCGAAGCTGACGCCGACGAGGCACTAGAACACCTTGGCCGGGGGCTAGTGGAAATCTGCCAATATCTCCTCGAATTGCAACCCTACTGGCAAGCCGCCGCCAATGAAGGGGATATCGTCTGGGATGAGGGGGAGGCCTCGGATTACTTCAACGAACTCTTTACCGACTCCGCTCAACGCTATCTCAGCCAACCTCAGATCTTGGAGGCCGACAGTGATGACGAGACCCTGTTTCTCACTCCCAGTGACAATGTGGTGGTGATGCTCACCTTCGTCGCCACGGGGGACATCCCGGAACTCGAAACGGATTTAGCAGAGGTGGAGGCCTTAGACGCTGGACTCAAGTCCATCATTAACCTCCAGTACCAAGACAAACTCGACGCCATTCAGATCCATTTCTCACCGGCCCGCTTCGGTGAACAGCTCACCGCCGACCAAGTTCTAGAGAATTTCCCGGAACTCATCCCCCTGTGA
- a CDS encoding M28 family peptidase: MGFRHYLLSGILMLGLLGCGGDRLSFQGQNTPPPSEPPQETIAPPSPRPSPTMSTPISDPAPQIDGDRLFQTVEALAFPRFEESDRRRARDYLREELEDAGWTVRDHEFEGGVNLVAQREGTQPNATTILLGAHYDTVPDSPGADDNASAVATVLEVARLLTTPTPQGLRLVLFDLEEIGLQGSFAYVSPETVDNLSGAIILEMTGYACKERGCQTYPPGLPDSLPEQGDFLGVVGNLPYRHLTDAFKDRSDSSFPDIVTLSVPVGPILDLLRSDHAPFWLVGAPAVMVTDTANFRNPHYHRPSDTPETLDRPFLEGSAQAVVDVLHHLLHRPDVDDDST, translated from the coding sequence ATGGGGTTTCGTCACTATCTTTTGAGTGGCATTCTGATGTTGGGACTTCTCGGCTGTGGGGGCGATCGCCTCTCATTCCAGGGCCAGAATACACCTCCCCCCTCAGAACCGCCTCAGGAGACGATCGCCCCACCCTCACCTCGTCCCTCCCCAACCATGTCAACCCCTATCTCGGACCCCGCCCCGCAGATTGACGGCGATCGCCTGTTCCAAACCGTGGAAGCCTTGGCCTTTCCCCGTTTTGAAGAGAGCGATCGCCGTCGGGCCCGTGACTATCTGCGAGAGGAGCTTGAGGACGCCGGCTGGACGGTGCGTGACCACGAATTCGAGGGGGGCGTCAATCTCGTTGCGCAACGGGAGGGAACCCAACCCAATGCCACGACCATTTTACTGGGGGCCCATTATGATACGGTTCCCGACTCCCCCGGTGCTGACGATAACGCCAGTGCCGTCGCCACCGTCCTGGAAGTGGCCCGGCTTTTGACCACCCCCACCCCCCAAGGATTACGGCTCGTCTTATTTGACCTCGAAGAAATTGGCCTACAGGGAAGTTTCGCCTATGTCTCCCCGGAAACCGTGGACAATCTCTCGGGAGCGATTATCCTAGAGATGACGGGCTATGCTTGTAAGGAGAGGGGATGCCAAACCTATCCGCCCGGATTACCCGACTCACTCCCCGAGCAAGGTGATTTTCTTGGGGTGGTGGGAAATCTTCCCTACCGTCATCTCACCGATGCCTTCAAGGATCGATCCGACTCAAGTTTCCCGGACATTGTAACCCTCAGTGTTCCCGTCGGTCCGATTCTCGATTTACTCCGCAGCGATCATGCCCCCTTTTGGTTAGTGGGGGCCCCGGCGGTAATGGTCACGGATACGGCTAACTTTCGTAACCCCCATTATCACCGTCCCAGTGATACCCCAGAGACACTCGATCGCCCCTTTTTAGAAGGGTCCGCTCAAGCGGTGGTGGATGTTCTCCATCATCTTCTGCATCGCCCTGACGTCGATGACGATTCCACCTAA
- a CDS encoding sensor domain-containing diguanylate cyclase encodes MTLVPSNTSVWDLFEHLCKCVCRFDADGQIIIANAGFYEAFPLPNEFEEKPSELTTQALPSETSASQTIFVRLLEGDRPRFHQACRSLSPSQPEVTLTLSSSVTAAEAWQWTVRARFTESGEVLEYQALAHPLGDRPLGDSNLCRCEVPDVTVQEAHRYHLLTHHAPVGIFQFNTQGGVTFVNPSWCKITGRSLDEALGQGWTQALHPDDRDRIVNVTRHINEEITGYEFRFVTPQGQVVWVLGNSVPLWDEFGNFQGCVGTILDITEQKQAQKQESQLKQLSRALEQCGDNVIITNREGKIVYVNSGFERLTGYTQAEALGATPSILRSGLHPREFYRNLWNTIHQGQVFYAVFTNRKKSGELFAEQKTITPLRDESGQITHYISTGKDVTERQRAEERLEQVNRCFLNFSSDPLKNIGRLTALCGTLLEAEGAVYQRSLGDRLDSVSTWGNVSFEEQDNEQSLVDWLEDCGSSMACPRLETPGDTWYEPISGVWRTLVRTGDRVVGLLSLGYAQSPEQSADDRRLLGIIATAIAIEEEQHRVAEALRRQMERERALSKLSHHIHRSLELSEILPATAKAVREFLGSDSVLICSLNERATQATVVAKATILDNPPLDQIVLEGFSLKTNCLEEYKQTQYVTQLQIKICHRYCELEGFEESKTHIIAPILQSTHLWGIIIAQHCRVHRQWTESEQEFLRQVATQLGIATQQSKLYEELKVANGSLQKLATIDGLTQVANRRQFDDFLAQSWQTSLEQQQPLGIILCDIDFFKPYNDTYGHQAGDDCLKQVAGAISETVTAEDSLVARYGGEEFVIVVNGAKYQRLITLVQEIRRAVESLQIPHRSSNAHPWVTLSVGAARLIPRREWTSEDLLRRADQALYEAKAEGRNCGRIAKC; translated from the coding sequence GTGACACTCGTTCCATCCAATACCTCTGTTTGGGATTTATTTGAACATCTGTGTAAGTGTGTTTGCCGCTTTGATGCAGATGGACAAATTATCATTGCTAATGCGGGCTTTTATGAGGCATTTCCACTCCCCAATGAGTTTGAAGAGAAACCCAGTGAGCTAACAACTCAAGCGTTGCCGTCTGAAACGTCGGCATCTCAAACAATTTTTGTACGCCTTCTAGAGGGCGATCGCCCACGATTTCATCAAGCCTGTCGTTCCCTGTCTCCAAGCCAACCGGAGGTGACTCTAACCCTGTCCTCTTCAGTAACGGCGGCGGAGGCTTGGCAATGGACAGTGCGGGCCCGTTTCACCGAATCAGGAGAGGTTCTTGAATATCAGGCCCTGGCTCATCCCCTGGGCGATCGCCCCTTAGGGGACTCCAATCTATGCCGGTGTGAGGTTCCGGACGTGACGGTTCAGGAGGCTCACCGCTACCATCTATTAACCCATCATGCCCCCGTTGGTATTTTCCAATTCAATACTCAAGGGGGGGTCACGTTTGTTAACCCCAGTTGGTGCAAAATCACCGGACGCTCCTTAGATGAGGCCTTAGGTCAGGGATGGACCCAAGCTTTGCACCCAGACGATCGCGATCGCATTGTGAACGTGACCCGTCATATCAACGAAGAGATTACTGGCTATGAGTTTCGCTTTGTCACCCCCCAAGGCCAAGTGGTCTGGGTTCTCGGGAATAGTGTCCCCCTATGGGATGAGTTCGGCAATTTTCAAGGGTGTGTGGGCACTATCCTAGACATTACGGAACAGAAACAGGCCCAAAAACAAGAGTCCCAACTCAAACAGCTTTCGAGAGCGCTGGAGCAATGTGGCGATAATGTCATTATCACCAATCGTGAGGGCAAAATTGTCTATGTTAACTCAGGATTTGAACGACTAACCGGCTATACACAAGCCGAGGCCTTGGGGGCGACCCCCTCGATTTTGCGATCTGGACTCCATCCGCGAGAGTTTTATCGCAATCTTTGGAACACCATCCATCAGGGCCAGGTATTTTATGCGGTGTTCACCAATCGTAAAAAATCCGGGGAACTGTTTGCTGAACAGAAAACAATCACCCCCCTGCGGGATGAAAGTGGACAGATCACCCATTACATTTCCACCGGCAAAGATGTCACCGAACGCCAGCGAGCCGAAGAACGCTTAGAACAAGTCAATCGCTGTTTCTTAAACTTTAGCAGCGACCCCCTGAAAAACATTGGCCGCTTAACTGCGCTGTGTGGGACATTGCTGGAGGCGGAGGGGGCAGTGTATCAGCGCAGTTTGGGAGATCGCCTCGACTCAGTCTCGACTTGGGGTAATGTGTCCTTTGAGGAGCAGGATAACGAACAATCCTTAGTTGATTGGTTGGAGGATTGTGGTTCGAGCATGGCCTGTCCCCGGTTAGAAACCCCAGGGGATACCTGGTATGAACCCATTTCAGGAGTTTGGCGCACCCTGGTACGAACCGGCGATCGCGTCGTAGGACTGTTAAGCCTCGGGTATGCCCAATCCCCCGAACAAAGTGCCGATGATCGCCGATTATTGGGCATTATTGCCACGGCGATCGCCATTGAAGAAGAACAGCATCGCGTCGCCGAAGCCTTACGCCGTCAAATGGAACGGGAACGGGCCCTGAGTAAGCTGAGTCATCATATTCATCGTTCCTTAGAACTGTCCGAAATTCTTCCCGCCACCGCGAAAGCCGTGCGGGAATTTTTAGGGAGTGATTCGGTTTTAATTTGCTCTCTTAACGAGAGGGCGACCCAAGCAACCGTAGTGGCCAAGGCGACCATTCTCGATAACCCGCCGCTGGATCAGATTGTACTAGAGGGATTCTCCTTAAAAACCAATTGTTTAGAAGAATACAAGCAAACGCAGTATGTCACTCAATTACAAATTAAAATTTGCCATCGCTATTGTGAACTAGAGGGATTTGAGGAAAGCAAAACCCACATCATCGCCCCTATCTTGCAAAGCACTCATCTTTGGGGGATTATCATCGCCCAACACTGTCGCGTCCATCGTCAGTGGACAGAGAGCGAACAAGAGTTTTTGCGCCAAGTTGCGACACAACTCGGGATTGCCACGCAACAGTCTAAACTCTACGAAGAGCTAAAAGTAGCTAATGGCAGCCTACAAAAGTTGGCCACCATTGATGGGTTAACTCAGGTGGCCAATCGACGACAATTTGATGATTTTTTAGCCCAATCCTGGCAAACCTCCCTCGAACAACAACAACCCCTAGGGATTATTCTTTGTGATATCGACTTCTTTAAACCCTACAATGATACCTATGGTCATCAAGCCGGAGATGACTGCTTAAAACAGGTAGCAGGGGCAATTTCTGAAACGGTTACCGCCGAGGATAGTCTTGTGGCCCGTTACGGCGGAGAGGAGTTTGTGATTGTGGTCAACGGGGCAAAATATCAACGACTTATTACATTAGTTCAAGAAATTCGCCGGGCCGTTGAGAGCTTGCAGATTCCCCATCGTAGTTCCAATGCTCATCCCTGGGTCACTTTAAGTGTGGGGGCCGCCCGTCTTATCCCCCGACGAGAGTGGACATCCGAGGATTTATTACGACGAGCTGATCAAGCTCTCTATGAAGCCAAAGCCGAGGGCCGCAACTGTGGGCGTATTGCTAAATGTTAA
- a CDS encoding sensor domain-containing diguanylate cyclase, with protein sequence MAPLVPFDAQDLANLTAHDLSQLIRCFLSFNSNPLENIHRLVNLGRELAGGSCACYQSQPRSDCFDASPIEPLTCIVDGSARSGCSRRQLIEVGDQHPLAPFHSPNCECQQRGDPWAHMSRYRVVTDDIRGKLLMRHDSAAHLSLSQKQILRLVARAIAIEEERLHTQERQQLQQQREIIVARIASQIRESLDLHQILRNTVASLLDFLDADRVIICRIQSDGKGEVLEEARNPDVFSMLGWTLSDPWIVDRQSHQDHLSGQVLVLEDTAQANLEPGVKQLMDFFEVRSRLVMPIVLAKDIERDSLRDDPSSCQPWGLLMVHQCHHPRQWHIDEISVLPQLATQLAIAIQQAQLYQQVQIANRELSELATQDGLTQIANRRRFDAYLDHEWRRLLRSPAPLSLILFDIDFFKQYNDTHGHLAGDRCLQQVAQTLKALMQRATDLVARYGGEEFAIILPETTESGAHFLAEQVRSRIARTPMIDVQARNHKSVNHQITVSVGVASQTPFPEASPQLLIAAADAALYRAKNEGRNRICLATAKDFAQGE encoded by the coding sequence ATGGCTCCTTTGGTTCCATTTGATGCTCAAGACTTAGCCAACTTAACGGCTCATGATTTAAGTCAACTCATTCGCTGTTTCTTGAGTTTTAACAGTAACCCCTTGGAAAATATCCACCGCCTCGTCAACTTAGGCCGTGAATTGGCGGGGGGAAGTTGTGCTTGCTATCAAAGTCAGCCTCGCTCCGATTGTTTTGACGCCTCACCCATCGAACCGTTAACCTGTATCGTTGATGGGTCAGCACGTTCAGGTTGTAGTCGTCGTCAACTAATCGAAGTTGGCGATCAACATCCCTTAGCTCCCTTTCATTCTCCAAACTGCGAATGTCAACAACGAGGAGACCCGTGGGCCCACATGAGCCGTTATCGAGTGGTCACCGATGATATTCGCGGCAAGCTTTTGATGCGCCATGATTCAGCCGCCCACCTGAGTCTAAGCCAGAAACAAATTTTAAGATTAGTCGCGCGGGCGATCGCCATCGAAGAAGAGCGCCTACATACCCAGGAACGCCAGCAACTTCAACAACAACGAGAGATCATAGTCGCTCGGATTGCCAGTCAAATCCGAGAATCTCTCGATCTGCACCAAATTCTCAGGAATACGGTAGCCAGTTTATTGGATTTTTTAGACGCAGATCGGGTGATTATTTGCCGCATCCAAAGTGATGGCAAAGGGGAAGTCCTCGAAGAAGCCCGCAACCCAGATGTCTTTTCAATGCTGGGCTGGACTCTCAGTGACCCCTGGATTGTCGATCGCCAATCTCATCAAGACCATCTCTCAGGACAAGTTTTAGTCTTAGAAGATACTGCCCAGGCCAATTTGGAGCCTGGGGTGAAACAACTCATGGACTTTTTTGAAGTGCGCTCCCGCCTAGTCATGCCAATTGTTTTAGCAAAAGATATTGAGAGGGATAGCCTAAGAGATGACCCCTCAAGTTGTCAACCCTGGGGGTTATTAATGGTGCATCAATGCCATCATCCTCGCCAATGGCACATCGACGAAATTAGCGTTTTACCCCAACTGGCGACTCAGTTGGCGATCGCCATCCAACAGGCCCAGCTTTACCAACAAGTCCAAATCGCCAACCGAGAATTGAGCGAACTCGCCACCCAAGATGGACTGACTCAGATTGCCAACCGCCGCCGCTTTGATGCTTATCTCGACCATGAATGGCGACGGCTGCTGCGATCGCCGGCCCCCCTCTCCCTGATTCTCTTCGACATTGATTTCTTCAAACAATATAACGACACCCATGGTCATCTAGCCGGCGATCGCTGTTTACAACAGGTTGCCCAAACCCTGAAAGCCCTAATGCAACGAGCTACCGACCTAGTGGCCCGTTATGGCGGCGAAGAATTTGCCATCATCCTACCCGAAACCACCGAGTCAGGGGCCCACTTCCTCGCCGAACAGGTACGATCGCGCATCGCCCGTACCCCCATGATTGATGTCCAGGCCCGTAACCATAAGTCTGTCAACCACCAAATCACTGTCAGCGTCGGCGTTGCCAGTCAAACCCCCTTTCCCGAAGCCAGTCCCCAATTACTCATCGCCGCTGCCGACGCCGCCCTCTACCGAGCCAAAAACGAAGGTCGCAATCGTATTTGTCTCGCCACAGCCAAAGATTTTGCCCAAGGCGAGTAA
- a CDS encoding glucosyl-3-phosphoglycerate synthase: MDYKQELITTIHDFGCNLEFLETRATQLSEQFPTAVLIPALYEELERPALAHIRNHLRECHFVKTVILSVYADNLEQYAKAVEFFRSIPQKTLIIWENGPRIQEILERLCDRGLDIARFKGKGKAVWLGLGVASLEADAIALHDADIITYDRSYPLKLLFPLLEKECGIAFNKAYYARLSSDRRSLNGRVARLFVTPLLTALIEIFGYQNYLRYLSSYRYPLSGEFALTSDLALTTRIPGNWGLEIGMLAEVYRNVAEKRISQVDLGIFDHKHQSLGQSSQEGLQKMCRDILQSVLRTLTETERVVISMDHIRALRVKFRREAQDYTRQYFVDALFNNLPYDRHGEENIVEIFDKLILEAGEEYFLNPAGAQIPDWTRAIAVMPELREELRAATIADSQDAIAYSHPSETVLEPILPVNSLNPLHEWPGRPS, translated from the coding sequence ATGGATTATAAGCAAGAACTCATCACAACCATTCATGATTTTGGCTGTAATCTAGAATTTCTGGAAACACGCGCCACACAACTCAGTGAACAGTTCCCCACTGCCGTTTTAATCCCGGCTCTCTACGAAGAACTAGAACGGCCTGCCTTAGCCCATATTCGCAACCACTTACGGGAATGTCACTTTGTTAAAACGGTGATTCTTTCAGTATATGCAGATAATTTAGAGCAATATGCAAAGGCCGTTGAATTTTTCCGGTCTATTCCCCAAAAAACCCTCATAATTTGGGAAAACGGTCCCCGAATCCAAGAAATTTTAGAGCGACTGTGCGATCGCGGTTTAGATATTGCCCGTTTTAAAGGAAAAGGAAAAGCCGTCTGGTTAGGACTCGGAGTCGCCTCTCTCGAAGCCGATGCGATCGCCCTTCATGATGCTGACATTATCACCTACGATCGCTCCTATCCCCTAAAGCTTCTCTTTCCACTGTTAGAAAAAGAATGCGGGATTGCCTTTAATAAAGCCTACTACGCCCGTCTCAGTAGCGATCGCCGCAGTCTCAATGGACGAGTTGCGCGTCTCTTTGTTACGCCCCTTCTCACTGCCCTCATCGAAATTTTCGGCTATCAGAACTACCTGCGCTATCTGAGTTCCTATCGGTATCCCCTTTCTGGAGAATTCGCCCTAACCAGCGATTTAGCCCTAACCACCCGCATTCCGGGGAACTGGGGTTTAGAGATTGGAATGCTGGCAGAAGTCTATCGCAACGTCGCTGAAAAACGAATTTCCCAAGTGGATTTAGGCATTTTCGACCACAAACATCAGTCCTTAGGTCAATCCAGTCAAGAAGGACTGCAAAAAATGTGTCGAGACATCCTGCAATCCGTCTTACGAACCCTCACCGAAACCGAGCGAGTCGTGATTTCGATGGATCACATCCGTGCCTTACGAGTCAAATTTCGGCGCGAAGCTCAAGATTACACCCGGCAATATTTCGTCGATGCCCTCTTCAATAACCTCCCCTACGATCGCCATGGAGAAGAAAATATCGTCGAAATCTTTGATAAGCTCATCCTAGAAGCCGGAGAAGAGTATTTCCTCAACCCAGCCGGAGCGCAAATTCCCGATTGGACAAGGGCGATCGCCGTAATGCCGGAACTGCGGGAAGAACTGCGGGCAGCCACCATCGCCGACAGCCAAGATGCCATCGCCTACAGCCACCCCTCCGAGACGGTCTTAGAACCCATCCTCCCCGTCAATTCCCTCAACCCCCTCCATGAGTGGCCCGGCCGGCCGAGCTGA
- a CDS encoding DUF6464 family protein: MEPDSLPTELILSESTQSLGRVYLDWTPQPGHYLDVKQQTYKVLERRHRYHLKSGRYRLHQIALYVQTAQRPEEMTCVDGHWLIGDLSCRYNARSELMRCAINPQGPCAGCRHYEPLDEPVES, translated from the coding sequence ATGGAGCCAGATTCTTTACCGACCGAGTTAATTCTGAGTGAGTCTACCCAATCCCTGGGACGGGTGTATCTGGACTGGACGCCGCAACCGGGGCATTATTTGGATGTGAAGCAACAGACCTATAAAGTCTTAGAACGGCGACATCGCTATCATCTCAAGTCAGGTCGCTATCGATTACACCAAATCGCCCTCTACGTACAAACCGCTCAACGTCCTGAAGAGATGACCTGTGTTGACGGTCATTGGTTGATTGGCGATCTCTCTTGTCGCTATAATGCTCGCTCGGAACTAATGCGTTGTGCGATTAATCCCCAAGGCCCCTGTGCTGGATGTCGGCATTATGAACCGCTTGATGAGCCAGTTGAGAGTTGA
- a CDS encoding acyl-CoA thioesterase, producing the protein MVYQHTIHLDDTDAAGVVYFARLLSICHYAYEAAIAEAGVSLASLLAEAELALPIVEAQIRFLQPLYCGELITIEVTPKRLGESEFEVLYCVRRAGGDREGCENQNRPVSQASTRHVCINPKTRRRQDLGPTLVAWLGSSS; encoded by the coding sequence ATGGTCTACCAGCATACCATTCATCTTGACGATACGGATGCGGCGGGGGTGGTCTATTTTGCCCGTTTACTCTCGATTTGTCATTATGCCTATGAGGCGGCGATCGCCGAAGCGGGGGTGAGTTTAGCGAGTCTGTTAGCGGAGGCTGAGCTAGCCCTTCCGATTGTAGAGGCCCAGATTCGCTTTCTCCAGCCCCTCTATTGTGGGGAGCTGATTACCATTGAGGTGACCCCTAAGAGGCTGGGCGAGAGTGAGTTTGAAGTTCTCTATTGCGTTAGACGTGCTGGGGGCGATCGCGAAGGGTGCGAGAACCAAAATCGCCCGGTCAGTCAGGCCTCAACCCGCCATGTCTGTATCAACCCAAAAACCCGCCGACGTCAGGACCTGGGGCCAACGTTGGTTGCCTGGCTAGGGTCGTCTAGTTAG